A window of the Arenibacter algicola genome harbors these coding sequences:
- a CDS encoding TIGR03915 family putative DNA repair protein gives MENPKVLIYDGSFNGFLTTVFKIFEEKIPVVNIQKNKDLQKGLFSEAIMVFTQMDRARRVWNSIQNKSNSAIKSIYFAFLSETKGIELLLYQYIRSMYAHPNENPIEGMSEIILKIQQHSRMVAREKHRIEAIANFEISQDQVYFSNVSPGFDVLPLISKYFRSKFHGQEFMVYDQKRKYAIYYNLYTVEIISLELSVYDCTGDLSHTNIKQLINNKLHSHSRYSRKPEMADMGEKAAV, from the coding sequence AGAGAAAATACCGGTAGTGAACATCCAAAAAAATAAGGATCTTCAAAAAGGACTGTTTTCGGAGGCAATAATGGTATTTACCCAGATGGATAGGGCAAGACGGGTTTGGAACAGTATACAGAACAAAAGCAATTCAGCCATTAAGTCCATATACTTTGCTTTTCTGAGCGAAACCAAAGGCATTGAACTTCTACTCTACCAGTATATCCGTTCCATGTATGCCCATCCCAATGAAAACCCTATTGAAGGAATGTCCGAAATTATTTTAAAAATTCAGCAACATTCCAGAATGGTGGCTCGGGAAAAACATAGAATAGAAGCCATTGCAAACTTTGAAATATCACAAGATCAGGTCTACTTCTCCAATGTGTCCCCTGGGTTTGATGTGTTACCGCTTATTTCCAAATACTTCAGGTCAAAATTTCATGGTCAGGAATTTATGGTATATGATCAAAAAAGAAAGTATGCCATTTATTACAACCTTTATACTGTCGAAATTATTTCCTTGGAATTGTCGGTTTATGATTGCACCGGAGACCTTTCCCATACCAACATAAAACAACTGATAAATAATAAATTGCACTCACATTCACGCTATTCCAGAAAACCCGAGATGGCCGATATGGGTGAAAAGGCGGCAGTATAA